One Mycolicibacterium parafortuitum DNA segment encodes these proteins:
- a CDS encoding AMP-binding protein: MPLLESTIPGLLADRARTQPDDIAYTFIDYDVDPAGYAETLTWAQVHHRVQIVAEELLRHGNKGDRAAILAPQGLEYIIAFYGAMAAGFIAVPLPVPAMGQLDERVNGALRDCQPVAVLTTSAVVNDIMTYVGNLRGGVSPAVIEVDALDFDAPQTPQINVGPLPKTAYLQYTSGSTRAPAGVIMTHKNVIANLDQIFTDYMSHRGGVPPQDTTMVSWLPFYHDMGLIQGVFATLLCPPDPDAPDAKWGRPAVLMSPVAFLQKPARWIQQLALNTHSWSAAPNFAFELSVRRTSDADMEGLDLADVLGIISGSERIHSATIRRFNERFGQFNLPDSTVRPSYGLAEATLYVISAPTGHKPATVRFDYEKLSAGHAERCGTESGTELVSYGAPRSSTVRIVDPETRMEAPDGKIGEIWVHGDQVAMGYWRNPQLTERTFGGEIADPTPGTPTGNWLRTGDLGVMSEGEMFIIGRIKDLLIVDGRNHYPDDIEATIQEITGGRVAAVSVLDDTSEQLVAIVEMKKKGASEAEALDKLRAVKREVASAIKRSHSLRVADLVLVAPGSIPITTSGKIRRSACADRYRLDEFSRLDVTT, translated from the coding sequence ATGCCGTTGCTTGAGTCGACCATTCCTGGCCTGCTTGCCGATCGTGCACGCACGCAGCCCGACGATATTGCTTATACGTTCATCGATTACGACGTCGACCCCGCGGGTTACGCGGAGACGCTGACCTGGGCCCAGGTGCACCACCGGGTTCAGATCGTCGCCGAAGAGTTGCTGCGTCACGGCAACAAGGGCGACCGGGCCGCGATCCTGGCCCCCCAGGGACTCGAATACATCATCGCCTTCTACGGCGCGATGGCGGCCGGCTTCATCGCCGTGCCCCTGCCCGTACCCGCGATGGGACAGCTCGACGAGCGGGTCAACGGCGCGCTGCGTGATTGCCAGCCTGTCGCCGTGCTGACCACCTCGGCGGTGGTCAACGACATCATGACCTACGTCGGAAACCTGCGCGGCGGCGTCTCGCCGGCCGTCATCGAGGTGGACGCGCTCGACTTCGACGCGCCGCAGACCCCGCAGATCAACGTCGGGCCGCTGCCCAAGACCGCTTACCTTCAGTACACCTCGGGCTCCACGCGCGCCCCGGCCGGCGTGATCATGACGCACAAGAACGTCATCGCGAACCTGGACCAGATCTTCACCGATTACATGTCCCACCGCGGCGGCGTGCCGCCGCAGGACACGACCATGGTGTCGTGGCTGCCCTTCTACCACGACATGGGCCTGATCCAGGGCGTCTTCGCGACGCTGCTGTGCCCGCCGGACCCGGACGCCCCGGACGCCAAGTGGGGCAGGCCCGCCGTGCTGATGAGCCCGGTCGCGTTCCTGCAGAAGCCCGCCCGCTGGATCCAGCAGCTCGCGCTGAACACCCACTCGTGGTCGGCGGCGCCGAACTTCGCGTTCGAGCTGTCGGTGCGCCGGACCTCCGATGCCGACATGGAGGGCCTCGACCTCGCTGACGTGCTGGGCATCATCAGCGGCAGCGAGCGCATCCACTCCGCGACCATCCGCCGCTTCAACGAGCGCTTCGGTCAGTTCAACCTGCCCGACAGCACCGTCCGGCCGTCCTACGGACTGGCCGAGGCCACCCTGTACGTGATCTCGGCGCCGACCGGGCACAAGCCGGCGACCGTGCGCTTCGACTACGAGAAGCTGTCGGCCGGCCACGCCGAGCGCTGCGGCACCGAATCGGGCACCGAGCTGGTCAGCTACGGCGCACCGCGGTCGTCGACCGTGCGCATCGTCGATCCGGAGACCCGGATGGAGGCCCCCGACGGAAAGATCGGCGAGATCTGGGTGCACGGCGACCAGGTGGCCATGGGCTACTGGCGCAACCCGCAGCTGACCGAGCGCACCTTCGGCGGCGAGATCGCCGACCCGACCCCGGGCACCCCGACCGGCAACTGGCTGCGCACCGGCGACCTCGGTGTGATGTCCGAGGGTGAGATGTTCATCATCGGCCGCATCAAGGACCTGCTGATCGTCGACGGCCGCAACCATTACCCGGACGACATCGAGGCCACCATCCAGGAGATCACCGGCGGCCGGGTCGCGGCCGTGTCGGTCCTCGACGACACCAGCGAGCAGCTGGTCGCCATCGTCGAGATGAAGAAGAAGGGCGCGTCCGAGGCCGAGGCCCTGGACAAGTTGCGCGCCGTCAAGCGTGAGGTCGCCTCGGCGATCAAGCGCTCGCACAGCCTGCGTGTCGCCGACCTGGTGCTCGTGGCACCCGGTTCCATCCCGATCACCACCAGCGGCAAGATCCGGCGCTCGGCCTGTGCGGACCGGTACCGCCTCGACGAGTTCAGCCGCCTGGACGTCACCACATGA
- a CDS encoding type I polyketide synthase, whose translation MTSAFDEDAIRNWLVDYLVTNIGCSPDEIDLDAPLNDLAVGSSDAVVLTGELSELLGRTVSPVEFWQYPTINALARFLTGGEVEAVAEVSPTRRVSDDAIAVIGLGVRYPGGGDDIHGADDLWEFLVDGRSAVSQVPPTRWSWYDDGSPEGAAALAGTTRWGSYLSGIDEFDADYFEISPSEADKMDPQQRLLLEVTHEALEHAGIRPESLRHTQTGVFVGACLGEYGVMASKELGEVNAYSGTGGALSIIANRVSYYYDLRGPSVTVDTACSSSLVAIHLACQSLRTGDSDVALAGGVNVILSPAVTRSFDQAQAMSQSGRCHAFDARADGFVRGEGCGVAVLKRLSDAQRDGDRVLAVVRGSAVNQDGRSNGLMAPNPAAQMAVLRSAYASAGVETREVDYIEAHGTGTLLGDPIEARALGSVLGRGRSADAPLLIGAIKSNLGHTEAAAGIAGFAKTVLALQHGRIPANLDYQKPNPHIPFDNLRLKVVDEITEWAPEGRPRVAGVSSFGFGGTNAHVVLEQAPEQVESDVSAAEIAAPAVTTLVVSGKSAQRVATTAGALAEWMAGAGANVPLHQIAHSLNHHRAQHSKFATVCSRDRAGALAGLQALAAGRTAPGVVTPHQGACRPGTVFVYSGQGSQWTGMGRRLLADEPAFAAAIAELEPVFVEQVGFSLQQIIAGGQTVTGIDRIQPVLVGMQLALTELWRSYGVHPDAVIGHSMGEVAASVVAGALSVADGLKVIATRSKLMSRLSGQGAMALIELDPDAATELIADYPDVTLAVYASPRQTVIAGPPDQVDAVIAAVSAQDRLARRIEVDVASHHPTIDPILPELREALRGLRPMAPNIPIVITTREHDGPEPVFDADYWVDNLRNPVRFEQAVTAAGAELGTFVEVSPHPLLTYGISDTLGTTHHHAVPTLLRETDGKGDEAADETLSFHTNLNSTFTSKPPVAEHGPEPHVSLPATPWHHTKHWVAPAKSDRRGPSAPQPGTLLGDLTSVATSPPTHLWQARLVREAKPYPGFHRIQGVEVVPMSVLLHTLIEAASEASATAGATALSDIRFDRPVVVDQSQVIQVVAHGDSVTMASAPDADAAANRWVRHAAGRIAVTRPVVDVTDVDITGATDYDRATVEALQSKWGVEGQPFPWSIESCRATRDGVVATVRWQDGSAVALLDAAVQVARLADIEDDRLLVPAAVDGLSVAGEFTVSTGSASTGTVTVRRRQDGGSTSGDLVLDVSVTVPGDSTRVDIAGLRYVDVQAGPSESAPADPRSVAHQLDWQPWTAPSTTATGTTVAVLGSGPTATALRDALPAHGFTAADEASAQTVVYVPDADPADENDLAAAARYSGEVAALVTRLAGRTDEHRLWIVTEGVRDAETDESLRQSCLWGIAGVVGAEQPQLWGGLVDITAGEPLDAVVSALATVLPTAAKSVLSLRGGEFFAPELAPITADPVREPLRCRPDGAYLITGGLGALGLVTADWLADRGARRVILAGRTALPPRRQWDADDLDADTRRKIAAVRALESRGVAVELAPLDIGSRDAVEAWLARRDEQGAPPVRGVVHGAGLTDSQLLTDIDDERLRRTLWPKVAGAQVLHEVFPVDAVDFFYLTASAGTVFGVPGQGAYAAGNAYLDGLARARARQGGVTASLDWVAWRGLGFGSDAQVVIDELERQGSRPVAPAEAFAAWEYASRFDIAHVVMAPTPAGGDSGESEDSEARTPERNWSQMSAEDVLAELEDGLRAILATELRISDDEVDSDRPLAEMGLNSVMAMSIRREVERLAGIELSATMLWNYPTIGALAAYLAEKVAPQAQAGGDTGDDAGDGDDSGGSLLDSLFDSVEN comes from the coding sequence ATGACCTCTGCGTTCGACGAGGACGCCATTCGGAACTGGTTGGTCGACTATCTGGTCACCAACATCGGATGTAGTCCTGACGAGATCGATCTCGATGCCCCACTGAACGATCTCGCCGTCGGATCCAGCGACGCCGTCGTGCTCACCGGTGAGCTCTCGGAGTTGCTGGGCCGAACCGTGTCTCCGGTCGAGTTCTGGCAGTACCCGACGATCAACGCGCTGGCCCGGTTCCTGACCGGCGGTGAGGTCGAGGCCGTCGCGGAGGTGTCGCCCACCCGGCGTGTCTCCGACGACGCGATCGCCGTCATCGGGCTCGGTGTGCGCTATCCCGGCGGCGGCGACGACATCCATGGCGCCGACGACCTGTGGGAGTTCCTGGTCGACGGCCGCTCCGCGGTCAGCCAGGTGCCACCCACCCGGTGGTCCTGGTACGACGACGGCTCCCCGGAGGGCGCCGCCGCGCTGGCGGGCACGACGCGCTGGGGTTCGTACCTGTCCGGCATCGACGAGTTCGACGCGGACTATTTCGAGATCTCGCCGAGCGAGGCCGACAAGATGGACCCCCAGCAGCGGCTGCTGCTGGAGGTCACCCACGAGGCGCTCGAGCACGCCGGGATCCGGCCGGAGTCGCTGCGCCACACCCAGACCGGCGTATTCGTCGGCGCATGCCTCGGCGAGTACGGCGTGATGGCGTCCAAGGAACTGGGCGAGGTCAACGCGTACTCCGGCACCGGCGGAGCGCTGAGCATCATCGCCAACCGGGTGTCCTACTACTACGACCTGCGCGGTCCGTCGGTCACCGTCGACACCGCGTGCTCGTCGTCGCTGGTCGCGATCCACCTCGCCTGCCAGAGCCTGCGCACCGGGGATTCCGACGTCGCGCTGGCCGGCGGCGTCAACGTGATCCTCTCGCCCGCGGTCACGCGCAGCTTCGATCAGGCCCAGGCGATGTCGCAGTCCGGCCGCTGCCACGCCTTCGACGCCCGCGCCGACGGCTTCGTGCGCGGCGAGGGCTGCGGTGTCGCGGTGCTCAAGCGCCTGTCGGACGCCCAGCGCGACGGCGACCGGGTGCTGGCCGTGGTCCGCGGGTCCGCGGTCAACCAGGACGGCCGGTCCAACGGGCTGATGGCGCCGAACCCCGCCGCGCAGATGGCGGTGCTGCGGTCGGCCTATGCGTCGGCCGGTGTGGAGACCCGCGAGGTGGACTACATCGAGGCGCATGGCACCGGGACGCTGCTCGGCGACCCGATCGAGGCGCGCGCGCTCGGCAGTGTGCTGGGCCGCGGCCGGTCCGCCGATGCGCCGCTGCTGATCGGCGCGATCAAGTCGAACCTCGGTCACACCGAGGCCGCCGCCGGGATCGCAGGCTTCGCCAAGACCGTGCTCGCGTTGCAGCACGGCCGCATCCCGGCCAACCTGGACTACCAGAAGCCCAATCCGCACATCCCGTTCGACAACCTGCGGTTGAAGGTCGTCGACGAGATCACCGAGTGGGCGCCCGAGGGTCGTCCGCGGGTGGCAGGCGTGTCGTCGTTCGGCTTCGGCGGCACCAACGCCCACGTGGTGCTAGAGCAGGCGCCCGAGCAGGTCGAGTCGGACGTCTCCGCCGCCGAGATCGCCGCACCCGCGGTGACGACGCTGGTGGTCTCCGGTAAGTCGGCACAGCGCGTGGCGACCACCGCCGGAGCGCTCGCCGAGTGGATGGCCGGTGCGGGCGCCAACGTCCCGTTGCACCAGATCGCGCACTCCCTGAACCACCACCGCGCCCAGCACAGCAAGTTCGCGACGGTGTGCAGCCGCGACCGGGCCGGTGCGCTGGCCGGGCTGCAGGCGCTGGCCGCCGGCCGCACGGCACCCGGGGTGGTGACCCCGCATCAGGGTGCGTGCCGTCCCGGGACGGTGTTCGTGTACTCCGGGCAGGGTTCGCAGTGGACGGGCATGGGTCGCCGGCTGCTCGCCGACGAACCCGCGTTCGCCGCGGCGATCGCCGAGCTGGAACCGGTGTTCGTCGAACAGGTCGGCTTCTCGCTGCAGCAGATCATCGCCGGCGGCCAGACCGTCACCGGCATCGACCGCATCCAGCCCGTACTGGTCGGCATGCAGCTGGCATTGACCGAGCTGTGGCGCTCCTACGGGGTGCATCCCGACGCCGTGATCGGGCATTCGATGGGTGAGGTCGCCGCCTCGGTGGTGGCCGGCGCGCTGTCGGTCGCCGACGGGCTGAAGGTCATCGCGACCCGCTCCAAGCTGATGTCGCGGCTGTCCGGGCAGGGCGCGATGGCGCTCATCGAGCTCGACCCCGACGCCGCCACCGAGCTGATCGCCGACTATCCGGACGTCACGCTCGCGGTGTACGCCTCACCGCGCCAGACCGTGATCGCCGGCCCGCCCGATCAGGTGGACGCCGTCATCGCCGCGGTGTCGGCGCAGGACCGGCTGGCCCGCCGCATCGAGGTCGACGTGGCCTCGCACCATCCGACCATCGACCCGATCCTGCCCGAGCTGCGCGAGGCGCTGCGGGGGCTGCGGCCGATGGCGCCGAACATCCCGATCGTGATCACCACCCGCGAACACGACGGCCCGGAGCCGGTGTTCGACGCCGACTACTGGGTCGACAACCTGCGCAACCCGGTGCGGTTCGAGCAGGCCGTCACTGCCGCGGGCGCCGAGCTGGGCACTTTCGTCGAGGTCAGCCCGCACCCGCTGCTGACCTACGGCATCAGCGACACGCTGGGCACCACGCATCACCACGCCGTGCCGACACTGCTGCGTGAGACCGACGGCAAGGGCGACGAAGCCGCTGACGAGACTTTGTCGTTCCACACGAACCTGAACAGCACGTTCACCAGCAAGCCGCCGGTCGCCGAGCACGGACCCGAACCGCATGTGTCGTTGCCCGCCACCCCGTGGCACCACACCAAGCACTGGGTCGCGCCCGCGAAGTCGGACCGGCGCGGGCCGTCGGCGCCGCAGCCGGGCACCCTGCTCGGGGACCTGACCTCGGTGGCCACCAGTCCACCGACGCACCTGTGGCAGGCCCGGCTGGTGCGCGAGGCGAAGCCGTACCCCGGTTTCCACCGCATCCAGGGTGTCGAGGTGGTGCCGATGTCGGTGCTGCTGCACACGCTGATCGAGGCCGCGTCCGAGGCGAGCGCGACGGCCGGTGCGACCGCGCTGTCCGACATCCGCTTCGACCGTCCCGTCGTCGTGGACCAGTCGCAGGTGATCCAGGTGGTCGCCCACGGTGACTCGGTCACGATGGCGTCCGCGCCAGACGCCGACGCCGCGGCGAACCGCTGGGTGCGCCACGCCGCCGGGCGGATCGCGGTGACCCGGCCCGTTGTCGACGTCACCGACGTGGACATCACCGGTGCCACCGACTACGACCGGGCGACCGTCGAAGCGCTCCAGTCCAAGTGGGGCGTCGAAGGCCAGCCCTTCCCGTGGAGCATCGAGAGCTGCCGCGCCACCCGCGACGGCGTGGTCGCCACGGTCCGCTGGCAGGACGGGTCCGCGGTCGCGCTGCTCGACGCCGCGGTGCAGGTCGCGCGCCTCGCCGACATCGAGGACGACCGTCTGCTCGTCCCGGCCGCCGTGGACGGCCTGTCCGTGGCCGGTGAGTTCACCGTGTCGACCGGAAGCGCGTCGACCGGAACCGTGACAGTGCGACGCCGCCAGGACGGCGGCTCGACGTCCGGGGACCTGGTGCTCGACGTGTCGGTCACCGTGCCCGGCGACAGCACCCGGGTCGACATCGCCGGGCTGCGCTACGTCGACGTCCAGGCCGGACCGTCCGAGTCCGCACCCGCGGACCCGCGATCGGTCGCCCACCAGCTCGACTGGCAGCCGTGGACCGCGCCGTCGACCACCGCCACGGGCACCACGGTCGCGGTGCTCGGCAGCGGGCCCACCGCGACCGCGCTGCGCGACGCGCTGCCGGCCCACGGATTCACCGCGGCCGACGAGGCGAGCGCGCAGACCGTGGTGTACGTGCCCGACGCCGATCCGGCCGACGAGAACGACCTCGCCGCCGCGGCCCGCTACTCCGGCGAGGTGGCCGCGCTGGTCACCCGGCTGGCCGGCCGCACCGACGAGCACCGGCTGTGGATCGTCACCGAAGGGGTGCGTGACGCCGAGACCGACGAGTCGCTGCGGCAGAGCTGCCTGTGGGGTATCGCCGGCGTCGTCGGCGCCGAACAACCCCAGCTGTGGGGCGGTCTGGTCGACATCACCGCGGGCGAGCCGCTCGACGCGGTCGTGAGCGCGCTCGCGACGGTTCTGCCGACCGCGGCCAAGTCGGTGCTGTCGCTGCGCGGCGGCGAGTTCTTCGCCCCGGAGCTGGCCCCGATCACGGCCGACCCGGTGCGGGAGCCGTTGCGCTGCCGTCCCGACGGTGCCTACCTGATCACCGGCGGCCTCGGTGCGCTCGGCCTGGTCACCGCAGACTGGCTCGCCGACCGCGGCGCCCGGCGCGTCATCCTGGCCGGCCGCACGGCGCTGCCGCCGCGGCGACAGTGGGACGCCGACGATCTCGACGCCGACACGCGGCGCAAGATCGCCGCCGTGCGCGCGCTGGAGAGTCGCGGCGTCGCCGTCGAACTCGCGCCGCTGGACATCGGATCGCGCGACGCCGTCGAGGCGTGGCTGGCGCGGCGCGACGAACAGGGCGCGCCGCCGGTGCGCGGTGTCGTGCACGGTGCCGGGCTGACCGACAGCCAGCTGCTCACCGATATCGACGACGAGCGGTTGCGCCGCACCCTGTGGCCGAAGGTCGCGGGCGCGCAGGTGCTGCACGAGGTGTTCCCGGTCGACGCCGTCGACTTCTTCTATCTGACCGCGTCGGCGGGCACGGTGTTCGGCGTCCCCGGACAGGGCGCGTACGCCGCGGGCAACGCGTACCTCGACGGGCTGGCCCGCGCGCGGGCCCGGCAGGGTGGCGTGACCGCGAGCCTGGACTGGGTCGCCTGGCGCGGACTGGGATTCGGCTCCGACGCTCAGGTCGTCATCGACGAGCTGGAAAGGCAGGGCTCGCGCCCGGTCGCCCCGGCCGAGGCGTTCGCCGCGTGGGAGTACGCGAGCCGGTTCGACATCGCCCACGTGGTGATGGCACCAACGCCAGCCGGCGGGGACAGCGGGGAGTCCGAGGACAGCGAGGCCCGCACGCCGGAGCGGAACTGGTCGCAGATGTCGGCCGAGGACGTGCTGGCCGAGCTCGAGGACGGCCTGCGCGCCATCCTGGCCACCGAGCTGAGGATCTCCGACGACGAGGTGGACTCCGACCGGCCGCTGGCCGAGATGGGCCTGAACTCGGTGATGGCGATGTCGATCCGCCGCGAGGTGGAACGGCTGGCCGGTATCGAACTGTCGGCGACGATGCTGTGGAACTACCCGACCATCGGTGCGCTGGCCGCTTACCTGGCTGAGAAGGTGGCGCCGCAGGCACAGGCGGGTGGAGACACCGGTGACGACGCGGGCGATGGGGACGATTCCGGCGGCAGCCTGCTCGATTCGCTGTTCGACAGCGTCGAGAACTGA
- a CDS encoding AMP-binding protein, translating into MTLSEASIPAILAERARTQPDDIAYTFVDYEADPSGPTESLTWAEVHERVQIVAEKLATLGSPGDRAVILAPQSLEYIVGFLGAIAAGFVAVPLSMPQTRHHDERVTGAMADSTPVVVLTTSAVVDDVRKYGQADPKQRPPKFLEVDTLDFDSPPKTTAPASLPKTAYLQYTSGSTRRPAGVVVTHKNVATNLEQLLTDYYESYPDGPPADTTIVSWLPFYHDMGLIVGVFIPMTLGRPAVLMSPVAFMMKPARWMQQLGSHPSAFTAAPNFAFELAVKRTTDEDLAGKDLSTVVVMINGAERVHGSTVRRFNERFAAFGLPAAAMRPSYGLAEATVYVAASAGGRPPTSARFDTEKLAAGHAEPSADDGGTELIGCGAPRSTTARVVDPDTAVENPAGKIGEIWLHGEHVAAGYWHNPQLSELFAAQLSEPTAGTPKGPWLRTGDLGVMFDDELYIIGRIKDLLIVDGRNHYPDDIEATVAEYTGGRVAAVSVPDEATERLVVIAELKKQIEQSTLDALKQQVTAAISQTHSVRLSDFVLVPPGSLPLTTSGKVRRASSVELYRNDKFSRLDANT; encoded by the coding sequence GTGACACTGTCTGAAGCATCCATCCCGGCGATACTCGCCGAACGCGCGCGGACGCAACCGGATGACATCGCCTACACGTTCGTCGACTACGAGGCCGATCCGTCCGGCCCCACGGAGAGCCTGACCTGGGCCGAGGTGCACGAGCGGGTGCAGATCGTCGCCGAGAAGCTCGCCACACTGGGCTCGCCGGGTGACCGCGCCGTGATCCTGGCGCCGCAGAGCCTGGAGTACATCGTCGGCTTCCTCGGGGCCATCGCCGCCGGCTTCGTCGCGGTGCCGCTGTCGATGCCGCAGACCCGCCACCACGACGAGCGGGTGACCGGCGCGATGGCCGATTCGACACCGGTGGTCGTGCTGACCACGTCCGCGGTCGTCGACGACGTCCGCAAGTACGGGCAGGCCGACCCGAAGCAGCGGCCGCCGAAGTTCCTCGAGGTCGACACCCTGGATTTCGACTCGCCGCCCAAGACCACGGCGCCGGCGTCGCTGCCCAAGACCGCCTACCTGCAGTACACCTCGGGTTCGACCCGGCGTCCCGCCGGTGTGGTGGTGACCCACAAGAACGTCGCGACCAACCTCGAGCAGCTGCTCACCGACTACTACGAGAGCTACCCCGACGGTCCGCCTGCGGACACCACGATCGTGTCGTGGCTGCCCTTCTATCACGACATGGGACTGATCGTCGGGGTGTTCATCCCGATGACGCTGGGCCGTCCCGCGGTGCTGATGAGTCCGGTCGCCTTCATGATGAAGCCGGCCCGCTGGATGCAGCAGCTGGGCTCGCATCCGAGTGCGTTCACCGCCGCCCCGAACTTCGCGTTCGAGCTCGCCGTCAAGCGCACCACCGACGAGGACCTCGCGGGCAAGGACCTCAGCACCGTCGTGGTGATGATCAACGGCGCCGAACGGGTGCACGGCAGCACCGTGCGCCGCTTCAACGAGCGCTTCGCCGCGTTCGGCCTCCCCGCCGCCGCGATGCGGCCGTCGTACGGCCTGGCCGAGGCCACCGTGTACGTCGCGGCCTCGGCGGGCGGGCGCCCGCCGACGTCGGCGCGCTTCGACACCGAGAAGCTGGCCGCCGGCCACGCCGAGCCCTCCGCCGATGACGGCGGCACCGAGCTGATCGGCTGCGGTGCGCCGCGCTCGACGACCGCGCGGGTGGTCGACCCGGACACCGCCGTCGAGAACCCGGCGGGCAAGATCGGCGAGATCTGGCTGCACGGCGAGCACGTCGCGGCGGGCTACTGGCACAACCCGCAGCTGTCGGAGTTGTTCGCCGCGCAGCTCTCCGAACCCACCGCGGGCACCCCGAAGGGGCCGTGGCTGCGCACCGGCGACCTCGGGGTGATGTTCGACGACGAGCTCTACATCATCGGCCGGATCAAGGACCTGCTGATCGTCGACGGGCGCAACCACTATCCCGACGACATCGAGGCCACCGTCGCCGAGTACACCGGCGGCCGGGTCGCCGCGGTGTCAGTGCCCGACGAGGCCACCGAGCGGCTGGTCGTGATCGCCGAGCTGAAGAAGCAGATCGAGCAGTCCACGCTGGACGCGCTCAAGCAGCAGGTCACCGCCGCGATCTCGCAGACGCACAGTGTGCGGCTGTCCGACTTCGTGCTGGTGCCGCCCGGCTCGCTGCCGCTGACCACCAGCGGCAAGGTGCGCCGCGCGTCCAGCGTCGAGCTGTACCGCAACGACAAGTTCAGCCGACTGGACGCCAATACATGA